The Streptomyces sp. P9-A4 genome contains a region encoding:
- a CDS encoding crotonase/enoyl-CoA hydratase family protein produces the protein MGGTEHLSVRREGATLVLTLNRPEAKNALSLPMLVGLYDGWLEADADDSVRSVVLTGAGGSFCAGMDLKALAGKGMEGERYRDRLKADPDLHWKAMLRHHRPRKPVIAAVEGYCVAGGTEILQGTDIRVAGASATFGLFEVRRGLFPIGGSTVRLPRQIARTHALEMLLTGRPYTAEEAARIGLVGRVVPDGTALDAALDLAERVNACGPLAVEAVKASVYETAELTETEGLAAELKRGWPIFDTADAKEGARAFAEKRPAVYRRE, from the coding sequence ATGGGCGGCACCGAACACCTCAGCGTGCGGCGCGAAGGCGCCACGCTCGTCCTCACCTTGAACCGGCCCGAGGCCAAGAACGCCCTCTCGCTGCCGATGCTCGTCGGCCTCTACGACGGCTGGCTGGAGGCCGACGCGGACGACAGCGTCCGCTCCGTCGTCCTCACCGGCGCGGGAGGATCCTTCTGCGCCGGCATGGACCTCAAGGCCCTGGCCGGAAAGGGCATGGAGGGCGAGCGGTACCGGGACCGGCTCAAGGCCGACCCCGACCTGCACTGGAAGGCCATGCTGCGCCACCACCGCCCGCGCAAACCCGTCATCGCCGCCGTCGAGGGCTACTGCGTCGCCGGCGGTACGGAGATCCTCCAGGGCACCGACATCAGGGTCGCGGGCGCCTCCGCCACCTTCGGCCTCTTCGAGGTCCGGCGCGGGCTCTTCCCCATCGGCGGCTCCACCGTCCGGCTGCCCCGCCAGATCGCCCGCACCCACGCCCTCGAAATGCTCCTCACCGGCCGCCCGTACACCGCCGAGGAAGCCGCCCGCATCGGGCTCGTCGGCCGGGTCGTCCCCGACGGCACCGCCCTCGACGCGGCCCTCGACCTCGCCGAACGCGTCAACGCCTGCGGCCCGCTCGCCGTCGAGGCCGTCAAGGCCTCCGTCTACGAGACGGCCGAACTGACCGAGACGGAGGGGCTGGCCGCCGAACTGAAGCGGGGCTGGCCGATCTTCGACACGGCGGACGCGAAGGAGGGGGCGCGGGCGTTCGCGGAGAAGAGGCCGGCGGTGTACCGCCGGGAGTGA
- a CDS encoding alpha/beta fold hydrolase, whose product MPHFTTYDGTELAYRVTGEGEPLVCLAGGPPRDADHLGGLSAHRTLVLLDAPGTGASAAPADPGTYRCDWRPGDVEALRAHLGPERIDLLGHSAGGDLATLYAAAHPGRIRSLVLVASPGRALGVGTTEEERRSHRAADAHHGEGAYDPERTRRALAALTAPVLVLAGEYDAGPTPAKAAEAAACFPYAELVVQPGAGHFPWVDDADAFVRPVAAFLDPEVRTVTVDGVRLAYRVRGSEGAPSVVLVHGRGENSTTWAEVAAELAADHRVYAVDLRGHGLSDRPGRYGFDAFRDELGGFIEALGLARATVVAHSMGAAAAYLLAQRAPELIGRLVLEEPPVFFPLDPPRPPAERPEGRLGFDWEIVPATDAQLNAPDPAWRAEVPAIGAPTLVLAGGPASHVPQEHLTWLAEHVPDGRLVTIEDAGHLVHTTRRDAFLGAVREFGLSG is encoded by the coding sequence ATGCCGCATTTCACGACGTACGACGGGACCGAACTCGCCTACCGGGTCACCGGGGAGGGCGAGCCGCTGGTGTGTCTGGCGGGCGGCCCGCCGCGCGACGCCGACCACCTCGGCGGACTCTCCGCGCACCGCACCCTGGTCCTGCTCGATGCCCCTGGCACCGGGGCGAGCGCCGCGCCGGCCGACCCGGGGACGTACCGCTGCGACTGGCGGCCCGGCGACGTCGAGGCGCTCCGCGCCCACCTCGGCCCGGAGCGGATCGACCTCCTCGGCCACTCGGCGGGCGGCGACCTCGCCACCCTGTACGCCGCCGCGCACCCCGGGCGGATCCGCTCGCTCGTCCTCGTCGCCTCCCCGGGCCGCGCGCTCGGCGTCGGGACCACCGAAGAGGAGCGGCGGAGCCACCGGGCGGCCGACGCCCACCACGGCGAGGGCGCGTACGACCCGGAACGGACCCGTCGCGCGCTCGCCGCGCTCACCGCTCCCGTCCTGGTCCTGGCGGGGGAGTACGACGCAGGTCCCACCCCGGCGAAGGCGGCCGAGGCCGCCGCCTGCTTCCCGTACGCCGAACTCGTCGTCCAGCCGGGCGCCGGGCATTTCCCGTGGGTGGACGACGCGGACGCCTTCGTCCGCCCCGTCGCCGCCTTCCTCGACCCCGAGGTGCGTACGGTCACGGTGGACGGCGTGCGCCTCGCCTACCGGGTACGGGGCTCCGAGGGCGCCCCGTCCGTCGTCCTGGTCCACGGGCGCGGCGAGAACAGCACCACGTGGGCGGAGGTCGCGGCGGAACTCGCCGCCGACCACCGGGTGTACGCCGTCGACCTGCGCGGCCACGGACTGAGCGACCGGCCCGGCCGCTACGGCTTCGACGCCTTCCGCGACGAACTCGGCGGCTTCATCGAGGCCCTCGGGCTCGCCCGCGCCACCGTCGTCGCCCACTCGATGGGCGCCGCCGCCGCGTACCTCCTCGCCCAGCGCGCACCGGAACTGATCGGCCGGCTCGTCCTGGAGGAGCCCCCGGTCTTCTTCCCGCTCGACCCGCCGCGCCCGCCGGCCGAGCGGCCCGAGGGGCGGCTCGGCTTCGACTGGGAGATCGTCCCGGCCACCGACGCCCAGCTGAACGCCCCGGACCCCGCCTGGCGGGCGGAGGTCCCGGCGATCGGGGCCCCCACCCTGGTCCTCGCGGGAGGCCCGGCCAGCCACGTCCCCCAGGAGCACCTGACGTGGCTGGCCGAGCACGTTCCCGACGGCCGTCTGGTCACGATCGAGGACGCCGGACACCTCGTCCACACCACACGGCGGGACGCGTTCCTCGGGGCGGTACGGGAGTTCGGCCTGTCGGGCTAG
- a CDS encoding RNA-binding S4 domain-containing protein has translation MSARVDSWIWAVRLTKTRSQSAAACRAGHVKVNGERAKPAQPVKPGDEVRLFHGGRERIVEVKELHTKRVGPPVAAEAYVDNSPPPPPREHVAVAAVRDRGAGRPTKRDRRELDDLRGRRA, from the coding sequence ATGAGCGCGCGCGTCGACAGCTGGATCTGGGCGGTCCGTCTCACCAAGACCCGCTCCCAGTCCGCCGCGGCCTGCCGCGCCGGGCACGTCAAGGTCAACGGCGAGCGGGCCAAGCCCGCCCAGCCGGTGAAGCCCGGCGACGAGGTCAGGCTCTTCCACGGCGGCCGGGAGCGGATCGTCGAGGTCAAGGAACTCCACACCAAGCGGGTCGGCCCGCCCGTGGCCGCCGAGGCCTATGTGGACAACAGCCCGCCCCCGCCGCCGCGCGAGCACGTCGCCGTCGCCGCCGTGCGCGACCGGGGCGCCGGCCGCCCCACCAAGCGTGACCGGCGCGAACTCGACGACCTGCGTGGCCGTCGCGCCTGA
- a CDS encoding thiolase domain-containing protein encodes MAKAVTSKECVAVVGIGQTKHVAARRDVSIAGLVREAALRALADAELTWADIDAVVIGKAPDFFEGVMMPELYLADALGAVGKPMIRVHTAGSVGGSTALVAANLVAARVHGTVLTLAFEKQSESNAMWGLSLPVPFTQPLLAGAGGFFAPHVRAYMHRTGAPDTIGSLVAYKDRRNALKNPYAHLHEHDLTLEKVQASPMLWDPIRYSETCPSSDGACAMVLTDRAGAARSPRPPAWVHGGAMRSEPTLFAGKDFVSPRAGRDCAADVYRQAGITDPRREIDAVEMYVPFSWYEPMWLENLGFAEEGEGWKLTEAGVTELDGDLPVNPSGGVLSTNPIGASGMIRFAEAALQVRGEAGEHQVDGARRALGHAYGGGAQFFSMWLVGDTPPSG; translated from the coding sequence GTGGCTAAGGCTGTGACATCCAAGGAGTGCGTCGCCGTCGTCGGCATCGGCCAGACCAAACACGTCGCCGCCCGCAGAGACGTCTCGATCGCCGGGCTCGTCCGCGAGGCCGCCCTCCGCGCGCTGGCGGACGCCGAGCTGACCTGGGCGGACATCGACGCCGTCGTCATCGGCAAGGCCCCCGACTTCTTCGAGGGCGTGATGATGCCGGAGCTGTACCTCGCCGACGCGCTCGGCGCGGTCGGCAAACCCATGATCCGGGTGCACACGGCCGGATCCGTCGGCGGCTCCACCGCCCTCGTCGCCGCCAACCTGGTCGCCGCGCGCGTCCACGGGACCGTTCTCACCCTCGCGTTCGAGAAGCAGTCCGAGTCCAACGCCATGTGGGGGCTCTCGCTGCCCGTGCCGTTCACGCAGCCGCTGCTCGCCGGCGCCGGGGGCTTCTTCGCGCCGCACGTCCGGGCCTATATGCACCGCACCGGCGCCCCCGACACGATCGGCTCCCTCGTCGCGTACAAGGACCGGCGCAACGCGCTCAAGAACCCGTACGCCCATCTCCACGAACACGACCTCACCCTGGAGAAGGTGCAGGCCTCCCCGATGCTCTGGGACCCGATCCGCTACTCGGAGACCTGCCCGTCCTCGGACGGCGCCTGCGCCATGGTCCTCACCGACCGCGCGGGCGCGGCCCGTTCACCCCGCCCGCCCGCCTGGGTGCACGGCGGGGCGATGCGCAGCGAACCCACCCTCTTCGCCGGCAAGGACTTCGTCTCGCCCCGCGCGGGCCGGGACTGCGCCGCCGACGTCTACCGGCAGGCCGGCATCACCGACCCCCGGCGGGAGATCGACGCGGTCGAGATGTACGTGCCGTTCTCCTGGTACGAACCCATGTGGCTGGAGAACCTGGGCTTCGCCGAGGAGGGCGAGGGCTGGAAGCTCACCGAGGCCGGGGTGACCGAACTCGACGGGGACCTGCCCGTGAACCCCTCCGGCGGGGTGCTCTCCACCAACCCCATCGGCGCCTCCGGAATGATCCGCTTCGCCGAAGCGGCCCTCCAGGTACGGGGGGAGGCGGGGGAGCACCAGGTGGACGGTGCCCGCCGGGCGCTCGGGCACGCCTACGGGGGTGGCGCGCAGTTCTTCTCCATGTGGCTCGTGGGGGACACGCCGCCGTCGGGTTGA
- a CDS encoding Zn-ribbon domain-containing OB-fold protein yields MTATPAPEALRAPLVVEFPFTRSLGPVQSAFLTGLRERTLLGVRTGTGDVLVPPVEYDPVTAAELSELVEVAATGTVTTWAWNPQPRAGQPLDTPFAWVLVRLDGADTALLHALDAPGPEAVRTGLRVRVRWAAERSGAITDIACFEPYESVAEHEPAPHDGRFDEPVTGIVAPARLDYTYSPGRAQTRYLQALAERRTVGERCPSCAKVYVPPRGACPTCGVATTDRVEVGPKGTVTTFCIVNIKARNAEIEVPYVYAHIALDGAGLALHGRIAGIPYDEVRMGLRVEPVWTEGGRYPDHYRPTGEPDADYDTFKELL; encoded by the coding sequence ATGACAGCCACCCCGGCGCCGGAGGCCCTCCGCGCCCCCCTGGTCGTAGAATTCCCCTTCACCCGCTCCCTCGGCCCCGTCCAGTCCGCCTTCCTCACCGGACTCCGCGAGCGCACCCTGCTCGGCGTCCGCACCGGGACCGGCGACGTGCTCGTCCCGCCCGTCGAGTACGACCCCGTCACCGCCGCCGAGCTGAGCGAGCTCGTCGAGGTCGCCGCCACCGGCACCGTCACCACCTGGGCCTGGAACCCGCAGCCCCGCGCCGGCCAGCCCCTCGACACCCCCTTCGCCTGGGTGCTCGTCCGTCTGGACGGCGCCGACACCGCCCTCCTGCACGCCCTGGACGCCCCCGGCCCCGAAGCCGTCCGCACCGGACTGCGGGTCCGCGTCCGCTGGGCCGCGGAACGCTCCGGCGCCATCACGGACATCGCCTGCTTCGAACCGTACGAGAGCGTGGCGGAGCACGAACCCGCCCCGCACGACGGCCGCTTCGACGAGCCCGTGACCGGCATCGTCGCCCCCGCCCGCCTCGACTACACCTACAGCCCCGGCCGCGCCCAGACCCGCTACCTCCAGGCGCTCGCCGAGCGCAGGACCGTCGGCGAACGCTGCCCCTCCTGCGCCAAGGTGTACGTGCCGCCCCGCGGCGCCTGCCCCACCTGCGGCGTCGCCACCACCGACCGGGTCGAGGTCGGCCCCAAGGGCACCGTCACCACCTTCTGCATCGTCAACATCAAGGCACGGAACGCCGAGATCGAGGTCCCGTACGTTTACGCCCACATCGCCCTGGACGGCGCCGGACTCGCCCTGCACGGCCGAATCGCGGGCATCCCGTACGACGAGGTCCGGATGGGCCTGCGGGTCGAACCGGTGTGGACCGAGGGCGGGCGGTACCCCGACCACTACCGGCCCACCGGCGAACCCGACGCCGACTACGACACCTTCAAGGAGCTGCTGTGA
- a CDS encoding acyl-CoA synthetase, with protein MEYNLADLFESVVDVVPDREALVYVDHPGTGEERRLTYAALDEAANRIAHHLVDSGLRPGEHLGLHLYNGVEYLQTVLACLKARLVPVNVNYRYVEEELVYLYRDADLAALVFDAEFTDRVAAALPQTEKLRHLVRVGTPPEGAAPLDCVPFTEAEAAGSPDRGFGPRSGDDLFIIYTGGTTGMPKGVLWRQEDLFFAGLFGGDPSGEPVKRPEELAERVAAGGAGITFFPAPPLMHGTSTLTAFIAFDYGQRVVLHRKYVPEEVLRTLEKEKVSSISLVGDAMLRPLVDALRGPQKDTDLSALFSLSSSGAIMSETVRAQLQELMPNVLLLNNFGSTESGSNGRATDDSGPAKGFRLHVNERTQVVDPVTLSPVTPGEIGRLAQRGHVPLGYYNDPAKTAETFFERDGVRWVLLGDMATVDESGVVTVLGRGSQCINTGGEKVYPEEVEQALKSHPDVYDALVAGVPDARWGNHVAAVVQLRADAPALDLEALQTHCRPRLAGYKVPRQLVLTDRIQRSPSGKADYRWARTVAVEADARDAGEEA; from the coding sequence GTGGAGTACAACCTTGCCGACCTGTTCGAATCGGTCGTCGACGTGGTCCCCGACCGCGAGGCGCTGGTGTACGTCGATCATCCGGGCACGGGCGAGGAACGCCGGCTCACCTACGCCGCACTCGACGAGGCGGCCAACCGCATCGCCCACCACCTCGTCGACTCGGGCCTCCGGCCCGGCGAACACCTCGGGCTCCACCTGTACAACGGGGTCGAGTACCTGCAGACCGTCCTCGCCTGCCTCAAGGCGCGGCTCGTACCGGTGAACGTCAACTACCGCTACGTCGAGGAGGAGTTGGTCTACCTCTACCGGGACGCCGACCTGGCCGCGCTCGTCTTCGACGCCGAGTTCACCGACCGGGTCGCGGCGGCACTGCCGCAGACGGAGAAGCTGCGGCACCTCGTGCGGGTGGGGACCCCGCCCGAGGGCGCGGCACCGCTCGACTGCGTGCCGTTCACCGAGGCGGAGGCCGCCGGATCGCCGGATCGCGGCTTCGGACCGCGATCCGGCGACGACCTCTTCATCATCTACACCGGCGGCACGACCGGGATGCCCAAGGGCGTCCTGTGGCGCCAGGAGGACCTGTTCTTCGCGGGGCTCTTCGGGGGCGACCCCTCGGGCGAGCCGGTCAAGCGCCCCGAGGAGCTGGCCGAGCGGGTCGCGGCCGGCGGCGCCGGGATCACCTTCTTCCCCGCGCCTCCCCTGATGCACGGCACGTCCACCCTGACCGCGTTCATCGCCTTCGACTACGGCCAGCGGGTCGTCCTGCACCGCAAGTACGTGCCGGAGGAGGTGCTGCGCACCCTGGAGAAGGAGAAGGTCTCCAGCATCTCCCTCGTCGGGGACGCGATGCTGCGCCCGCTGGTGGACGCGCTGCGCGGGCCGCAGAAGGACACGGACCTCTCGGCCCTGTTCAGCCTGTCCTCGTCCGGGGCGATCATGTCCGAGACCGTACGGGCCCAGCTCCAGGAGCTGATGCCGAACGTGCTGCTGCTCAACAACTTCGGCTCCACCGAGTCCGGTTCCAACGGCCGTGCCACCGACGACTCCGGCCCGGCCAAGGGCTTCCGGCTGCATGTCAACGAACGCACCCAGGTCGTCGACCCGGTGACCCTCTCCCCCGTCACCCCGGGCGAGATCGGCCGCCTCGCCCAGCGCGGGCACGTACCGCTCGGCTACTACAACGACCCCGCCAAGACCGCCGAGACCTTCTTCGAGCGGGACGGGGTGCGGTGGGTGCTCCTCGGGGACATGGCGACCGTGGACGAGTCCGGGGTCGTCACCGTCCTCGGGCGCGGCTCCCAGTGCATCAACACCGGTGGCGAGAAGGTCTACCCGGAGGAGGTGGAACAGGCCCTGAAGTCCCACCCCGACGTCTACGACGCCCTCGTCGCGGGAGTCCCCGACGCCCGCTGGGGCAACCACGTCGCGGCGGTCGTCCAGCTCCGCGCGGACGCCCCGGCGCTGGACCTGGAAGCCCTCCAGACCCACTGCCGCCCGCGCCTGGCGGGCTACAAGGTCCCCCGCCAGCTGGTCCTCACCGACCGCATCCAGCGCTCCCCCAGCGGCAAGGCGGACTACCGCTGGGCCCGCACGGTGGCGGTGGAGGCGGACGCGCGGGACGCGGGCGAAGAGGCCTAG
- a CDS encoding ATP-binding protein: protein MSGAFAAEDGDRPPAVPRGGILAYAAPAGLGKTTLLAEIRRRAVGRGCTVLSARGGDQEQRVAFHVARQLLQPQLAHATDAELRERLGSWYDIVGPALGLRASAEGSPPDPQGLRDGLDWVLTHLAVRRAPLVVVLDDAHWTDPETLGWLAAFAPRAEELPMLLVVAYRPDELPDEGAEFTGHRSGQRPHGLAPLTSEAVARLVRDRVGTQADDTFCHDFWTVTSGNPFEAVELAAKVRDRGLEPTADGAHELRDLAAALKGTGLVARLERLGSPTVRLAWACAVLGTEISPQLAGAVAGLGSEAVAECAARLREARVLAEAEGPDEPLQFVHPLIATTVYRSIPAGTRVALHGQAAWCVVDAGLGPTAAARHLLETHPEGDPWVVHQLRAAAGENLRAGAPDAARRFLARALREPPADDDRAAVLFELGCSSLLTEPATTVNHLRAALEEPVSDPALRHGIVYRLSQVLAHSDRLVEASELLGHEARQAPDARSRLRMQAEKFMWDALRADEPESPARSRRLAALADRLTGRDVTERYIIGLRAWDATLRAEPASVALKHAERALEGGLTWADESRGFEVPVLVALLHLYADRPGRAEELFAAGTAEFEKQGWRGAHLAFAYTLIGYIRFRRGRLMEAEDFARSGLRLAERVGARTPALWYATGVMIEVLIARGRTDEAEQVAREHDFGEPFPAAVTIPDCETVHAELLLATGRTKEAAEELAAVGRRLDPRGKRNPSCCPWQLHLALAEAETSPAKAVAIAHEAVARARQYGAPSAIGQALRVTAEVSDPSERVKLLEESVSWLDQSPAAYELARSLVALGVALRRTERAAEAAEHLYRGLEAAQDCGADALAEVARAELAAAGLRPRALHPAGTDTLTARERAAADLTVRDQNAAAALGVDATAVGRLLSAVYRKLGTDRTGLAQALRNTGRDPDDLAGQD, encoded by the coding sequence GTGTCCGGCGCGTTCGCCGCCGAGGACGGCGACCGTCCCCCGGCCGTCCCGCGCGGCGGCATCCTCGCCTACGCCGCTCCCGCCGGGCTCGGCAAGACCACACTGCTCGCCGAGATCCGTCGCCGCGCCGTCGGCCGGGGCTGCACCGTGCTCTCCGCACGCGGCGGCGACCAGGAACAGCGGGTCGCCTTCCACGTTGCCCGTCAGCTCCTCCAGCCCCAGCTGGCCCACGCCACCGACGCCGAACTCCGCGAACGGCTCGGCTCCTGGTACGACATCGTCGGCCCCGCCCTCGGCCTGCGCGCCTCCGCCGAGGGTTCGCCGCCCGACCCCCAGGGCCTGCGCGACGGACTCGACTGGGTCCTCACCCATCTCGCCGTACGCCGCGCACCGCTGGTCGTCGTCCTCGACGACGCCCACTGGACCGACCCCGAAACACTCGGCTGGCTCGCCGCGTTCGCCCCGCGCGCCGAGGAACTGCCCATGCTCCTCGTCGTCGCCTACCGGCCCGACGAACTCCCGGACGAAGGCGCCGAGTTCACCGGACACCGGTCCGGGCAACGCCCCCACGGGCTCGCACCGCTCACCTCCGAAGCCGTCGCCCGGCTCGTCCGCGACCGCGTCGGCACCCAGGCCGACGACACCTTCTGCCACGACTTCTGGACCGTCACCTCCGGCAACCCCTTCGAAGCGGTCGAACTCGCCGCGAAGGTCCGCGACCGGGGACTCGAACCCACCGCCGACGGCGCCCACGAACTCCGCGACCTCGCGGCCGCCCTCAAGGGCACCGGCCTCGTCGCCCGGCTCGAACGCCTCGGCTCACCCACCGTCCGGCTCGCCTGGGCCTGCGCCGTCCTCGGCACCGAGATCTCGCCCCAGCTCGCGGGCGCCGTCGCCGGTCTCGGCAGCGAGGCGGTCGCCGAGTGCGCCGCCCGACTCCGCGAGGCCCGCGTCCTCGCCGAGGCCGAAGGGCCGGACGAACCGCTCCAGTTCGTCCACCCCCTCATCGCCACCACCGTCTACCGCTCCATCCCGGCCGGCACCCGCGTCGCCCTGCACGGCCAGGCCGCCTGGTGCGTCGTCGACGCAGGCCTCGGACCCACCGCCGCGGCCCGCCACCTCCTGGAGACCCACCCCGAGGGCGATCCCTGGGTCGTGCACCAACTGCGCGCCGCCGCCGGCGAGAACCTCCGCGCCGGAGCCCCCGACGCAGCCCGCCGCTTCCTCGCCCGCGCCCTGCGCGAACCGCCCGCCGACGACGACCGGGCCGCCGTCCTCTTCGAACTCGGCTGCTCCTCGCTCCTCACCGAACCCGCCACCACCGTCAACCATCTGCGCGCCGCCCTGGAAGAGCCCGTCAGCGACCCCGCCCTGCGCCACGGGATCGTCTACCGCCTCTCCCAGGTCCTCGCCCACAGCGACCGGCTCGTGGAGGCCTCCGAACTCCTCGGCCACGAGGCCCGGCAGGCCCCCGACGCCCGCAGCAGGCTGCGGATGCAGGCCGAGAAGTTCATGTGGGACGCCCTGCGTGCCGACGAACCCGAATCGCCCGCCCGGTCCCGGCGCCTCGCGGCCCTCGCCGACCGGCTCACCGGCCGGGACGTGACCGAGCGGTACATCATCGGACTCCGCGCCTGGGACGCCACCCTGCGCGCCGAACCCGCCTCCGTCGCCCTCAAGCATGCCGAGCGCGCCCTCGAAGGCGGCCTGACCTGGGCCGATGAGAGCCGGGGCTTCGAGGTGCCGGTCCTCGTGGCTCTGCTCCACCTCTACGCCGACCGCCCCGGCCGCGCCGAGGAGCTCTTCGCCGCCGGAACCGCCGAGTTCGAGAAGCAGGGCTGGCGCGGGGCGCACCTCGCCTTCGCGTACACCCTCATCGGCTATATACGCTTCCGTCGCGGCCGCCTGATGGAGGCCGAGGACTTCGCCCGCTCCGGACTCCGCCTCGCCGAGCGCGTCGGAGCCCGCACCCCGGCCCTCTGGTACGCGACCGGCGTCATGATCGAGGTCCTCATCGCCCGCGGCCGGACCGACGAGGCCGAGCAGGTCGCCCGCGAGCACGACTTCGGCGAACCGTTCCCGGCCGCCGTCACCATCCCCGACTGCGAGACCGTCCACGCCGAACTGCTGCTTGCCACCGGCCGCACCAAGGAGGCCGCCGAGGAACTCGCCGCCGTCGGCAGGCGCCTCGACCCGCGCGGCAAGCGCAACCCCTCCTGCTGCCCCTGGCAGCTCCACCTCGCGCTCGCCGAGGCGGAGACCTCCCCGGCGAAGGCGGTGGCCATCGCCCACGAGGCCGTCGCCCGCGCCCGCCAGTACGGCGCGCCCTCCGCGATCGGCCAGGCGCTCCGGGTGACCGCCGAGGTCTCCGACCCCTCCGAGCGGGTGAAGCTCCTGGAGGAGTCCGTCAGCTGGCTCGACCAGTCACCCGCCGCGTACGAGCTGGCCCGCTCCCTCGTCGCCCTCGGTGTGGCACTGCGCCGCACCGAGCGCGCCGCGGAGGCCGCCGAGCACCTCTACCGGGGCCTCGAGGCCGCCCAGGACTGTGGCGCGGACGCCCTCGCCGAGGTCGCGCGGGCCGAGCTCGCGGCGGCCGGGCTGCGGCCCCGCGCCCTCCACCCGGCGGGCACGGACACGCTCACCGCCCGTGAGCGCGCCGCCGCCGATCTCACCGTCCGCGACCAGAACGCGGCAGCCGCCCTCGGCGTCGACGCGACCGCGGTCGGCCGGCTCCTCTCCGCCGTCTACCGCAAGCTGGGCACCGATCGCACGGGCCTCGCCCAGGCCCTGCGGAACACGGGACGGGACCCCGACGACCTCGCCGGACAGGACTGA
- a CDS encoding thiolase domain-containing protein, which translates to MRPDREVAIVAFAQSDHRRNTDDLSEVEMVMPVLHDVLRQTGLKAADIGFTCSGSSDYLAGRAFSFTMALDGVGAWPPISESHVEADGAWALYEAWVKLLTGEADTALVYSYGKSSPGSVRDVLTRQLDPYYLAPLWPDSVSLAALQAQALVDAGATDEPALAAIATRSREDAAANPHAQLPGARPQGEYVVRPLRTGDCPPVGDGAAAVILAAGDRARELCARPAWIRGMDHRIEAHSLGVRDLTDSPSTRLAAERAGAFERPVDTAELHAPFSSQEVVLRKALDLDGSVRVNPSGGALAANPVMAAGLIRLGEAAARIHRGDSDRALAHATSGPCLQQNLVAVLEGEPRG; encoded by the coding sequence GTGAGGCCCGACCGAGAGGTGGCGATCGTCGCCTTCGCCCAGAGCGACCACCGACGGAACACCGACGACCTCTCCGAGGTCGAGATGGTCATGCCCGTCCTCCACGACGTCCTGCGGCAGACCGGACTCAAGGCCGCCGACATCGGCTTCACCTGCTCCGGCTCGTCCGACTACCTGGCCGGGCGCGCTTTCTCCTTCACGATGGCCCTCGACGGCGTCGGCGCCTGGCCGCCGATCTCCGAGTCCCACGTCGAGGCCGACGGCGCCTGGGCGCTGTACGAGGCCTGGGTGAAACTCCTCACTGGCGAGGCCGACACCGCCCTCGTCTACTCCTACGGCAAGTCCTCGCCCGGCTCCGTGCGCGACGTCCTCACCCGCCAGCTCGACCCCTACTACCTCGCCCCGCTCTGGCCCGACTCCGTGTCGCTCGCCGCCCTCCAGGCGCAGGCCCTCGTCGACGCCGGGGCCACCGACGAACCGGCCCTCGCCGCGATCGCCACCCGCAGCCGCGAGGACGCCGCCGCGAACCCGCACGCCCAGCTGCCCGGCGCCCGCCCCCAGGGCGAGTACGTCGTCCGGCCGCTGCGCACCGGCGACTGCCCGCCCGTCGGCGACGGCGCCGCCGCCGTGATCCTCGCCGCAGGCGACCGGGCCCGCGAACTCTGCGCCCGCCCCGCCTGGATCCGCGGCATGGACCACCGCATCGAGGCCCACTCCCTCGGCGTCCGCGACCTCACCGACTCGCCCTCCACCCGCCTCGCCGCCGAACGCGCCGGAGCCTTCGAGCGGCCCGTCGACACCGCCGAACTCCACGCGCCCTTCAGCTCCCAGGAAGTCGTCCTGCGCAAGGCCCTCGACCTCGACGGGAGCGTAAGGGTCAACCCGTCCGGCGGAGCGCTCGCCGCCAACCCCGTCATGGCCGCCGGCCTCATCCGGCTCGGCGAGGCCGCCGCCCGCATCCACCGCGGGGACTCCGACCGGGCCCTCGCCCACGCCACCTCGGGCCCCTGCCTCCAACAGAACCTCGTCGCCGTCCTGGAAGGGGAGCCCCGTGGCTAA